From the Acidovorax carolinensis genome, one window contains:
- a CDS encoding NAD(P)/FAD-dependent oxidoreductase: protein MNTATSHLAPTAADAVVIGAGPVGLFQVFQLGLHGLRAHVIDALHHPGGQCAELYGDKPIYDIPAIQVCTGNELVQRLYAQIEPFAPTFHLDQQVNTVQAQPGGGFLVGTAQGTQLLARTVFIAAGVGAFMPRALKLPGLEAYEGGQLRYRVDEGTSLAGQRVVVHGGDEPAVQQAIACATAPEAQRPARTTLQHRRDVFDAPPALLEQLQTLRAAGRIEVAIGVASGIVEEQGRLTALELTTPEGQPLRLPLDLLLVRLGLVPRLGPITEWGLQLERKQLVVDPATFATSTPGIHAVGDAITYPGKRKLILSGFHEATLAAFAAAEWLAGHKLPLEYTTSSERLQGLLGVWKPGN, encoded by the coding sequence TTGAACACCGCCACCTCCCATCTGGCCCCCACTGCTGCTGACGCCGTCGTCATCGGCGCGGGGCCTGTCGGGCTTTTTCAGGTTTTCCAGCTGGGCCTGCACGGCCTGCGCGCCCACGTCATCGACGCGCTGCACCACCCCGGCGGCCAGTGCGCCGAGCTGTACGGCGACAAACCCATCTACGACATTCCCGCCATTCAGGTCTGCACCGGTAACGAGCTGGTGCAACGCTTGTACGCGCAGATCGAGCCCTTTGCCCCCACGTTCCACCTCGACCAGCAGGTGAACACCGTGCAGGCCCAGCCGGGCGGCGGCTTCCTCGTCGGCACCGCGCAAGGCACCCAGCTGCTGGCGCGCACCGTGTTCATCGCCGCTGGCGTGGGCGCCTTCATGCCGCGCGCCCTCAAGCTGCCCGGCCTGGAGGCTTACGAGGGTGGCCAGCTGCGCTACCGCGTGGACGAAGGCACCAGCCTCGCCGGCCAGCGCGTGGTGGTGCACGGGGGCGACGAACCCGCCGTGCAGCAAGCCATTGCCTGCGCCACCGCCCCCGAGGCACAACGCCCCGCCCGCACCACGCTGCAACACCGCCGCGACGTATTCGACGCACCGCCCGCCCTGCTGGAGCAACTGCAAACCCTGCGCGCCGCGGGCCGCATCGAGGTCGCCATCGGCGTGGCCAGCGGCATCGTCGAAGAACAGGGGCGCCTCACAGCGCTGGAGCTGACCACGCCCGAGGGCCAGCCGCTGCGCCTGCCGCTGGACCTGCTGCTGGTGCGCCTGGGCCTGGTGCCGCGCCTGGGCCCCATTACCGAATGGGGCCTGCAACTAGAGCGCAAACAGCTCGTGGTGGACCCCGCCACCTTCGCCACCAGCACGCCCGGCATCCACGCCGTGGGCGACGCCATCACCTATCCCGGCAAGCGCAAGCTCATCCTGAGCGGTTTTCACGAAGCCACCCTCGCCGCCTTCGCCGCCGCCGAATGGCTGGCGGGGCACAAGCTGCCGCTGGAGTACACGACGAGCAGCGAGAGATTGCAGGGGTTGTTGGGGGTGTGGAAACCGGGGAACTGA
- the fdxA gene encoding ferredoxin FdxA, translated as MTHVVSENCIKCKYTDCVDVCPVDCFREGPNMLVIDPDECIDCAVCIPECPANAIFAEEDLPADQLAFIKLNADLAFADGWKSITKRKPALPDADEWNGKPGKVNDLIR; from the coding sequence ATGACCCACGTCGTTTCCGAAAACTGCATCAAGTGCAAGTACACCGATTGTGTGGACGTGTGCCCCGTGGACTGCTTCCGCGAAGGCCCGAACATGCTCGTCATCGATCCCGATGAGTGCATCGATTGCGCCGTGTGCATCCCCGAGTGCCCGGCCAACGCCATCTTTGCCGAAGAAGACCTGCCGGCCGACCAGCTCGCCTTCATCAAGCTCAACGCCGACCTGGCTTTTGCCGACGGCTGGAAGAGCATCACCAAGCGCAAGCCCGCCCTGCCCGACGCCGACGAGTGGAATGGCAAGCCCGGCAAGGTCAACGACCTGATCCGCTGA
- a CDS encoding sulfate adenylyltransferase subunit 1: MTTNNSIAASAYPSSAIGQNDHISALKFITCGSVDDGKSTLIGRLLVDSKAVLQDHLAGVQRGGETDLALLTDGLSAEREQGITIDVAYRYFATETRKFIIGDAPGHEQYTRNMVTAASSADAAVVLVDATKLDWKNPELALLPQTRRHSLLAHLLRVHSLVFAVNKLDAVQDPVLAFKHIQGALAAFAQAAGIAVRATVPVSALKGWNVVNAHAGWCGYDGPTLLQVLEELPNTPADTALAPAFPVQWVEKFSSSSDTSQGRRIFWGRVAAGSFAPGTAVQIFPSGQLATVAQVLDHARRPKDVPAGTSAGIILDREVDVSRGDWILAAPTAAATPAEDDFGDTPAAVPAWPASRELRTTVAWMDDEPLVAGRVYWALHGHRWVKAKVKAVVHKLNINTLAEESATQLDPNAIGHVQLVLQEAIPAAAFSKARVLGSLILVDTASHKTAGAVLIN, translated from the coding sequence ATGACCACTAACAATTCGATAGCTGCCAGCGCTTATCCATCAAGCGCTATTGGCCAAAACGACCATATTTCTGCGCTGAAGTTCATCACCTGCGGCAGCGTGGACGATGGCAAGAGCACGCTGATCGGCCGCCTGCTGGTGGACAGCAAGGCCGTGCTGCAAGACCACCTGGCCGGCGTGCAGCGCGGCGGTGAAACCGACCTGGCCCTGCTGACCGACGGCCTCAGCGCCGAGCGCGAGCAAGGCATCACCATCGACGTGGCCTACCGCTACTTCGCCACCGAAACGCGCAAGTTCATCATCGGCGACGCGCCCGGCCACGAGCAGTACACCCGCAACATGGTCACGGCCGCCAGCAGCGCCGATGCGGCCGTGGTACTGGTCGATGCCACCAAGCTCGACTGGAAAAACCCCGAGCTCGCCCTGCTGCCCCAAACCCGCCGCCACAGCCTGCTGGCCCACCTGCTGCGCGTGCACTCGCTGGTGTTTGCCGTGAACAAGCTCGATGCGGTGCAAGACCCCGTGCTGGCCTTCAAACACATTCAGGGCGCACTGGCGGCGTTTGCCCAGGCCGCAGGCATTGCCGTGCGCGCGACGGTGCCCGTGTCGGCCCTCAAGGGCTGGAACGTGGTGAACGCCCACGCTGGCTGGTGCGGCTATGACGGTCCTACCCTGCTGCAAGTATTGGAAGAACTGCCCAACACCCCCGCCGACACAGCGCTGGCACCGGCCTTCCCTGTGCAGTGGGTCGAAAAGTTCTCATCCTCGTCCGACACCTCTCAGGGTCGTCGTATTTTCTGGGGCCGCGTGGCCGCCGGCAGTTTTGCGCCCGGCACGGCGGTGCAGATCTTCCCCAGCGGCCAGCTCGCCACGGTGGCCCAGGTGCTGGACCACGCCCGCCGCCCCAAGGACGTGCCCGCAGGCACCAGCGCAGGCATCATCCTCGACCGCGAGGTGGACGTATCGCGCGGCGACTGGATTCTGGCCGCGCCCACCGCCGCAGCAACCCCTGCCGAGGACGACTTTGGCGACACCCCAGCGGCCGTGCCCGCATGGCCCGCCAGCCGCGAGCTGCGCACCACCGTGGCCTGGATGGACGACGAGCCCCTGGTCGCAGGCCGCGTGTACTGGGCACTGCATGGCCACCGCTGGGTCAAGGCCAAGGTGAAAGCCGTGGTGCACAAGCTCAACATCAACACGCTGGCCGAGGAATCGGCCACGCAGCTCGACCCCAACGCCATCGGCCATGTTCAGCTCGTGCTGCAAGAGGCCATTCCCGCAGCCGCATTCAGCAAGGCGCGTGTCCTCGGCTCGCTGATCCTGGTGGACACCGCCAGCCACAAGACGGCCGGAGCGGTGCTGATCAACTGA
- the cysD gene encoding sulfate adenylyltransferase subunit CysD, translating into MNARTDAALLQNNHMSYHLNNSHLDALEEETIFILREVAAAFERPALLFSGGKDSLVMLKCAEKAFGTKASGGGIPYPLLMIDTGHNFPEVTDFRDFRAQELGAELIVRSVEDSMARGTVRLAHPGESRNVHQSVTLLEAIEEFRFDALIGGARRDEEKARAKERIFSHRDSFGQWQPKAQRPELWTLFNTRLQPGEHFRVFPISNWTELDVWQYIDREQIGLPSIYYTHKRQVVDKKGLLMPVTELTPPREGDVVETRDVRFRTVGDITCTAPVESTAATPAEIVIETLAADVSERGATRMDDKTSDASMEKRKKDGYF; encoded by the coding sequence ATGAACGCCCGCACCGATGCTGCGCTGCTGCAGAACAACCACATGAGCTACCACCTCAACAACTCGCACCTCGATGCCCTGGAGGAAGAAACCATCTTCATCCTGCGCGAAGTGGCCGCCGCCTTCGAGCGCCCCGCCCTGCTGTTTTCGGGCGGCAAGGATTCGCTGGTCATGCTCAAGTGCGCCGAAAAAGCCTTTGGCACCAAGGCCAGCGGTGGCGGCATCCCTTATCCGCTGCTCATGATCGACACGGGTCACAACTTCCCCGAAGTGACGGACTTCCGCGACTTCCGGGCGCAGGAGCTGGGCGCGGAACTCATCGTGCGCAGTGTGGAAGATTCGATGGCGCGCGGCACCGTGCGCCTGGCGCACCCCGGCGAATCGCGCAACGTGCACCAGTCGGTCACGCTGCTCGAAGCGATTGAAGAATTCCGCTTTGACGCCCTGATCGGCGGCGCCCGCCGCGACGAAGAAAAGGCCCGCGCCAAGGAGCGCATCTTTTCGCACCGCGACAGCTTCGGCCAATGGCAGCCCAAGGCCCAGCGCCCCGAGTTGTGGACACTGTTCAACACCCGCCTGCAGCCCGGCGAGCACTTTCGCGTGTTCCCCATCAGCAACTGGACCGAGCTGGACGTGTGGCAGTACATCGACCGCGAGCAGATCGGCCTGCCCAGCATCTACTACACGCACAAGCGCCAGGTGGTGGACAAAAAGGGCCTCTTGATGCCCGTGACCGAGCTGACCCCACCACGGGAAGGCGACGTGGTGGAAACACGCGACGTGCGCTTCCGCACCGTGGGCGACATCACCTGCACCGCACCGGTGGAGAGCACCGCCGCCACCCCGGCCGAGATCGTCATCGAGACCCTGGCCGCCGACGTGAGCGAACGCGGCGCCACCCGCATGGACGACAAGACCAGCGACGCGTCGATGGAAAAGCGCAAGAAAGACGGGTATTTCTGA
- a CDS encoding phosphoadenosine phosphosulfate reductase family protein produces the protein MIQHDLADINATLGHDAPGLVKWALGLDQTSIVTTNFRPFEAVILHMVTQVSPHVPVVWMDNGYNTEATYRYADAVTKQLGLNLQIYLPRRSRAHREAVDGPTPALDDPRHAAFTAEVKLEPFARALRETAPRVWFTALRATDTAVRAQMDPVSINPDGLIKVAPLLHWSSKDLHEYCVQHGLPNNFDYVDPTKGEDNRECGLHLAH, from the coding sequence ATGATCCAGCACGATCTCGCGGACATCAACGCCACGCTCGGCCACGACGCCCCCGGCCTGGTGAAGTGGGCACTCGGCCTGGACCAGACTTCCATAGTCACCACCAACTTCCGCCCGTTCGAGGCGGTGATCCTGCACATGGTCACGCAGGTGAGCCCCCATGTGCCCGTGGTGTGGATGGACAACGGCTACAACACCGAGGCCACCTACCGCTATGCCGACGCGGTGACGAAGCAGTTGGGCCTGAATCTGCAGATCTACCTGCCGCGCCGCTCGCGCGCACACCGCGAGGCGGTGGACGGCCCCACGCCCGCGCTCGATGACCCGCGGCACGCGGCGTTCACCGCTGAAGTGAAGCTGGAACCCTTCGCCCGCGCGCTGCGCGAAACCGCGCCCAGGGTGTGGTTCACCGCGCTGCGCGCCACCGACACCGCCGTGCGCGCGCAGATGGACCCCGTGAGCATCAACCCCGATGGCCTGATCAAGGTCGCGCCGCTGCTGCACTGGTCGTCCAAGGACCTGCACGAATACTGCGTGCAACACGGCCTGCCCAACAACTTCGACTACGTGGACCCGACCAAGGGCGAAGACAACCGCGAGTGCGGCCTGCACCTCGCCCACTAA
- a CDS encoding DUF934 domain-containing protein codes for MKIIASSAIPTSAETEKLLQIANDADLAALAASGALQGVERIDLSFPKFTDGRAFSQAVLLRRRYGFAGDIRATGDVLIDQLVQMARSGFTSAVLAEGQNPEAAERQFARYRAFYQGDALEPRPLFARTVAREAA; via the coding sequence ATGAAAATAATAGCTTCCAGCGCAATACCCACCAGCGCAGAAACCGAAAAATTGCTGCAAATCGCCAACGATGCCGACCTGGCCGCGCTGGCCGCCAGCGGCGCCCTGCAGGGCGTGGAGCGCATCGACCTGAGCTTCCCCAAGTTCACCGACGGCCGCGCTTTCAGTCAGGCCGTGCTGCTGCGCCGCCGCTACGGCTTTGCGGGCGACATCCGCGCCACGGGCGACGTGCTGATCGACCAACTGGTGCAGATGGCGCGCAGCGGCTTCACCAGCGCCGTGCTGGCCGAAGGCCAGAACCCCGAGGCGGCCGAGCGCCAGTTCGCGCGCTACCGTGCCTTCTACCAGGGCGACGCGCTGGAGCCGCGCCCCCTGTTTGCGCGGACGGTTGCGCGGGAGGCCGCATGA